The Thermoanaerobacter uzonensis DSM 18761 genome segment AACCTAAAGTAGTTTTGTATGCAAGAGTGTCCACAAAGAAACAAGAAGAATATCTTAAGAATCAAATTAGAAGGCTTGAAGAATACGCTAATTTCCAGGGATGGCAGTATGAAGTCATATCTGAAATAGCAAGTGGAGTAAATGAAAACAGGAGAGGCTTATTAAAGCTTTTAAATAAAATCAA includes the following:
- a CDS encoding IS607 family transposase; its protein translation is MSRITLINWEKEGLITPVRTPKGRRRYKKEDIEKLLGMLEEEPKPKVVLYARVSTKKQEEYLKNQIRRLEEYANFQGWQYEVISEIASGVNENRRGLLKLLNKI